The segment GTACTCCCCGGGCGGCGAGGCCGTGCTCGACTCCTGGGGGTCGCTGCGCTACGCCGCCAACACCTCCTTCGTGGCGCTGGTCTACTCCGACACGCTGGCCGGCGACCCCGTCCGCAAGGCCCGCTACCACGACTTCGCGGTCCGCCAGATCGGCTACGCGCTCGGCGACAACCCGCGCAAGTCCAGCTACCTGATCGGGTTCGGCGCCAACTCCCCGAAGAACCCGCACCACCGCACCGCCCACGGCTCCTGGACCGACCAGCTCACCAACCCCGTCGACAGCCGGCACACCCTGATCGGCGCCCTGGTCGGCGGCCCCAGCTCGGCCGACGACGCCTACACCGACGACCGCTCCAACTACGTCAACAACGAGGTCGCCACCGACTACAACGCCGCCTTCACCGGCGCGCTCGCCCGCCTCTACGGCGAGTACGGCGGCAGCCCGCTCGCCGCCTTCCCGCCCCGGGAGACCCCCGACGGCCCGGAGATGTCCGTCCAAGCCTCGGTGAACGCCGCCGGCACCAACTTCACCGAGATCAAGGCGTACCTGATCGACAAGTCGGCCTGGCCGGCCCGCCCGCTCAAGAACGCCGCGCTGCGCTACTACTTCACCCTGGAACCCGGCGTCAGCCCGAGCCAGATCACCCTCACCACCAACTACAACCAGTGCGGCGCGGTCAGCGGACCCACGCTCTACGCCGGCTCCACCTACTACGTCACGGTCGACTGCTCGAACACCGTGATCGCCCCGGCCGGACAGTCCGCCTACCGCAAGGAGGTGCAGTTCCGGATCGCCTCGGCAGGGGCCTGGGACCCCACCAACGACTGGTCCTACCAAGGCATCTCGCTGGTCCCGGGCTCGACCCCGGTGGACGCGGCGAACATCCGGCTGCTGGACGGGGGAGTGCCGCAGTGGGGCGCCGAACCGGGCGGGAGCCCGTCCTCCTCCCCGTCCCCTTCCGCGTCCGCGTCCGCTTCGCCTTCGCAGTCTCCCTCGCCGTCGCCCTCGCCCTCCGTTTCGCCGTCCCCGTCCCCGTCCCCTTCCCCGTCCTCGTCCTCGTCGGGCAGCGGCAGTCCGAGCCAGCCGGTCGCGGGCTGCACGGTGGCCTACGTGGTGGGCAGCAACTGGGGCACCGGGTTCACGGCCGACGTGACCGTGCGCAACACCGGCGGGACGACGGTCTCCGGATGGACGCTGGCATGGACGTACCGGGGCGGTGAGGCGGTCACCAACGCGTGGAACGCCAAGGTGGTCCAGAGCGGCGCGGCCGTCACCGCCGCCGACGCGGGCTGGAACGGGACGCTGGCCCCGGGCGGTACGGCCTCCTTCGGCTTCCAGGCGAGCGGCAGTCCCGCCGCGCTGCCCGCCTTCACGCTGAACGGCCGGGCCTGCGCCGCCGCCTGACCCCCTGCCTGACCCGCCGCCCGCTTTCCTGTCTCCTCCTCGAACGGAACGCCCCCGTCCCCCCGCCTGCGCGCGCGGGGCGGGGGCGTTCGCGCGCGGCGGCGGTGGCCGGAAACGGTCGGTGGGTGGTGCGGGGACTTCGGTGGGCGGGTGGTTCGGGGACGGTGCGGCCGGGGTGGCTGAAATGCTGCGAATCGGGCCGGTAAACATCGGGCTCGGCAAGATCACCGTATCGAAGTAAATACCCCCCGCCTCCCGGGCGAAGGCCGTCGACTGAGCACTAGCGTTCCTCAAGATCCGACCGAGTCGTCCGCAAGTTCTGACGATTCGTCATCTTTTCGGCTTGTGAGGAGCGTTCGTCCCATGACCGTTGAGACCGGCCCGGTCGCGAAGCAGGTGCCGCCGCGGACGCGGGCGAACCCGCCGGTCGCGTCCTCCCCGGACGCCCCGCGGGCGGGCTGACCACGAGATCCCCCCTCGTGGCGGACGGCCGCGGGCCGCTCGCCGCCGTCCGCACGCCTGCACGACACTCCGGACGGCCCGGCGACGGCCGCGCACCGACCGTCGAACACCCCCCCGCGTCCGGCGCGCCGCGAAACCGCGCACCGCGCCGACGCACCCCCAAGCAGTGGCGAGATCTCGCCACCGGTTCCGATCAGACCGCCCCTCACCTCCCAGTAAAGGAGTCACGGATGCCCGACCCAGGGCTTTCCTCGCCGCTCCCCGCCTTGCCGTCCGACCCGTCCGACCCGCCGTTCCTGGTCGCGGCCGCAGCGGCGGTCGCCGAGGCGGTGGCGGCGACGGCCGCTGCCGCCGCCGCAGCCCCGGCCACAGCCACAGCCACAGCCACGACCCCGGCCACCGTCGAGACCGTCCCCGCGCCGTCCGTGTCCGGGGCGTCTGTGCCCGCGCCGTCCGTCCCCGAGCCGGTCGCCGTGCCGGAGGCGGACGGGTTGCAGCGGATCCTGCGCGGTCCCAGCGGGCTCGGGACGGGGGGCCTGTTCCGGGTCTCCCCGCTGCCCGAGCGGCTGCCCGAGCCCGGGGCTGAGGTGCCGGGTGCGCCGGAGGCGTCGGCGTCGCTGCCGGAGCCGGTCGAGGGGGTGCCGGTGCCGGGCCTGTACTTCCACCCGGTGGCGGAGCCCGATCCGGTCCGGGTGGCGGAGGTCAGCCGCCGGATCAAGGACTGGGCGGTCGACGAGGTCGACCTGTTCCCGGACGAGTGGGAGGGCCAGTTCGACGGCTTCTCGGTCGGCCGCTACATGGTGGTCTGCCACCCGGACGCCCCGACGGTCGAGCACGTGATGGTCGCGACCCGGCTGATGGTCGCGGAGAACGCGGTCGACGACTGCTACTGCGAGGACCACGGCGGTTCCCCGGTCGGCCTCGGCAGCCGGCTGCTGCTCGCGCACACCGCGCTGGACCCGGTGCACACCACCGCCGAGTACGCGCCGGACTGGGCGGAGTCGCTCGGCTCGGACGCGCCGCGCCGCGCCTACCGCTCCGCGATGCGGTACTTCACCGAGCTGGCCAGCCCGTCGCAGGCCGACCGGTTCCGGCACGACATGGCGCGGCTGCACCTGGGCTACCTGGCCGAGGCGTCCTGGTCGCAGGACGACCACGTGCCCGAGGTGTGGGAGTACCTGGCGATGCGCCAGTTCAACAACTTCCGCCCGTGCCCGACGATCACCGACACCGTCGGCGGCTACGAGCTGCCCGCCGACCTGCAGGCGATGCCGCAGACCCAGCGGGTCATCGCGCTGGCCGGCAACGCCACCACGATCGTCAACGACCTGTACTCGTACACCAAGGAGCTGGCCGCCCCCGGCCGGCACCTGAACCTCCCGGTGGTGATCTCCGAGCGCGAGGGCCTGTCCGACAAGGACGGCTACCTCAAGGCGGTCGAGGTGCACAACGAGCTGATGCGCGCCTTCGAGGCCGAGTCGGCCGCGCTCGCCGCCGCCTGCCCCGCCCCGCAGCTGCTGCGCTTCCTGCGCGGGGTGGCCGCCTGGGTCGACGGCAACCACCACTGGCACCAGACCAACACCTACCGCTACAGCCTGCCCGATTTCTGGTAAGCACCGGCAAGATAAGGACACCTGATCACATGACCAGCACCGACCTCGGTACCGCCTCCGCCTTCGTCCCGGCGCCCGCGACCGCCTACCAGGGCGACATCGCGCGCTACTGGAACAACGAGGCCCGTCCGGTCAACCTGCGCCTCGGCGACGTCGACGGCCTGTACCACCACCACTACGGCATCGGCGAGATCGACACCGCCTCCCTCGGCACCCCCGAGGACAGCGAGTACGAGAAGAAGCTGATCACCGAGCTGCACCGGCTGGAGTCCGCGCAGGCCGAGGTGCTCCTCGACCACCTCGGCCCGATCGCGCCCGGCGACACCCTGATGGACGCCGGCTGCGGCCGCGGCGGCTCGATGGTGATGGCCCACCAGCGCTTCGGCGCCAAGGTCGAGGGCGTCACCCTCTCCAGCACCCAGGCCGAGTTCGGCAACCGCCGCGCCCAGGAGCTCGGCATCGCCGACCACGTCCGCTCCCGGGTCTGCAACATGCTCGACACCCCGTTCGAGACCGGCCGGATGTCCGGCTCGTGGAACAACGAGTCCAGCATGTACGTCGACCTGCACGACCTGTTCGCCGAGCACTCCCGGGTGCTCAAGGTCGGCGGCCGCTACGTCACCATCACCGGCTGCTGGAACCCGCGCTACGGCCAGCCCTCCAAGTGGGTCTCGCAGATCAACGCCCACTTCGAGTGCAACATCCACTCCCGCCGCGAGTACCTGCGCGCGATGGCCGACAACCGCCTCGTCCCGCAGGCCGTCATCGACCTGACCCCCGACACCCTGCCCTACTGGGAGCTGCGCGCCACCTCCTCGCTGGTCACCGGCATCGAGGAAGCCTTCATCGAGTCGTACAAGGACGGGTCCTTCCAGTACGTCCTGATCGCGGCCGACCGGGTCTGACACCCCGGCAGGCGCGGTACGCCCGACCGGACGGCCGGTCCTCGCGGTGCGCGGGGGCCGGCCGTCAGGCCGTGGCGCAGGACGGCGGCAGCGCCACCGGCCACCGCGAACAGGGCCGGCGTCACCAGTCCCGGCACGTCAGACGCCCCCCGCGCGGGATCGGCCCGGGCGGGGGAACGGACGGGTCAGGCCGGGACGGCGGCTGCGTCGACGGCGGCTGTGTCGAGCGCGGTGGCGTCGAGGGCGCCGGACTTCGCCTGGGCGAGCAGGTCGGCGAACTGTTCGCGGCTCATCTGGATCCGCTGCCCGAAGTCGTCGGTGATGCGCACCCGCTGCTCCTCGGGGGCGTCGGCGTCGAGGAACAACTGCGGGCAGCCGCAGTCGCAGTTGCCGCAGAAGGTGGCGATCGGAACGAGGGTCTCCTGCACGGTGCAGCTCTCCTGTCCGGGACCGGCCGGTCCGGGTCGGGGGTGGCGCGGCCCCGGGGGAGGGGCCGGAACAGTCGTCGTCCCGGACGGAGTTCGAGTTCCCGACCCGTTGATGTGATCCAGGTCACAGTCACACGGGCGGGGGAGAGTCCGCCGGACCGGGGCCGGGCCGGGAGCCGGCGGGTGCGACGATGGGCCCGCGATGGAAC is part of the Kitasatospora setae KM-6054 genome and harbors:
- a CDS encoding glycoside hydrolase family 9 protein; the protein is MPHAAAPPPGPSRPERPRRRTAAPARPVGGTRRAVLGLLAAGVLAAAALLPLHAGTAAAAAAVEPAEPAAVAPAFDYGEALQKSLLFYEAQQSGKLPATNRVSWRGDSALDDGKDVGLDLTGGWYDAGDHVKFGLPMAASTTMLAWGGIAEKQAYTASGQLPYLKNNLRFVDDYLIKAHPAPNVLYGQVGSGSADHAWWGPAEVLPMARPAYRIDASCPGSDLAGETAAALASSSMVFADSDPAYAATLLTHAKQLYSFADTYRGKYSDCIKDAQGYYNSWSGYNDELVWGAIWLYRATGDSAYLAKAESYYANLSTEPQSTTKSYKWTIAWDDKSYGAYVLLAQLTGKQQYVDDANRWLDWWTVGVNGSQVRYSPGGEAVLDSWGSLRYAANTSFVALVYSDTLAGDPVRKARYHDFAVRQIGYALGDNPRKSSYLIGFGANSPKNPHHRTAHGSWTDQLTNPVDSRHTLIGALVGGPSSADDAYTDDRSNYVNNEVATDYNAAFTGALARLYGEYGGSPLAAFPPRETPDGPEMSVQASVNAAGTNFTEIKAYLIDKSAWPARPLKNAALRYYFTLEPGVSPSQITLTTNYNQCGAVSGPTLYAGSTYYVTVDCSNTVIAPAGQSAYRKEVQFRIASAGAWDPTNDWSYQGISLVPGSTPVDAANIRLLDGGVPQWGAEPGGSPSSSPSPSASASASPSQSPSPSPSPSVSPSPSPSPSPSSSSSGSGSPSQPVAGCTVAYVVGSNWGTGFTADVTVRNTGGTTVSGWTLAWTYRGGEAVTNAWNAKVVQSGAAVTAADAGWNGTLAPGGTASFGFQASGSPAALPAFTLNGRACAAA
- a CDS encoding family 2 encapsulin nanocompartment cargo protein terpene cyclase produces the protein MPDPGLSSPLPALPSDPSDPPFLVAAAAAVAEAVAATAAAAAAAPATATATATTPATVETVPAPSVSGASVPAPSVPEPVAVPEADGLQRILRGPSGLGTGGLFRVSPLPERLPEPGAEVPGAPEASASLPEPVEGVPVPGLYFHPVAEPDPVRVAEVSRRIKDWAVDEVDLFPDEWEGQFDGFSVGRYMVVCHPDAPTVEHVMVATRLMVAENAVDDCYCEDHGGSPVGLGSRLLLAHTALDPVHTTAEYAPDWAESLGSDAPRRAYRSAMRYFTELASPSQADRFRHDMARLHLGYLAEASWSQDDHVPEVWEYLAMRQFNNFRPCPTITDTVGGYELPADLQAMPQTQRVIALAGNATTIVNDLYSYTKELAAPGRHLNLPVVISEREGLSDKDGYLKAVEVHNELMRAFEAESAALAAACPAPQLLRFLRGVAAWVDGNHHWHQTNTYRYSLPDFW
- a CDS encoding geranyl diphosphate 2-C-methyltransferase, which translates into the protein MTSTDLGTASAFVPAPATAYQGDIARYWNNEARPVNLRLGDVDGLYHHHYGIGEIDTASLGTPEDSEYEKKLITELHRLESAQAEVLLDHLGPIAPGDTLMDAGCGRGGSMVMAHQRFGAKVEGVTLSSTQAEFGNRRAQELGIADHVRSRVCNMLDTPFETGRMSGSWNNESSMYVDLHDLFAEHSRVLKVGGRYVTITGCWNPRYGQPSKWVSQINAHFECNIHSRREYLRAMADNRLVPQAVIDLTPDTLPYWELRATSSLVTGIEEAFIESYKDGSFQYVLIAADRV